The following is a genomic window from Meriones unguiculatus strain TT.TT164.6M chromosome 7, Bangor_MerUng_6.1, whole genome shotgun sequence.
CCCTAGCCACTGGCTACCCCTGCCTGGGAGGCTGCTCTTGGGCTCCCACAGAGATTCCACCATCTCATTAACATCCAGGTTCAGGCCTAGGAGCATGGCCCCTCTACCCATCTGTTTCCCTCCCATCTCCCctgctcccttctcttccctctgtcaCTGGTTCTGCCCCTTCTCTCCCACCTGGGCAGAGCAGCACGGGGCTCTCTCCATCATAACTTTCTCTGCATTTATTCCATGTTCCGGACCTGGTGGTCTCACCTTTGCCTGGGCTTGGACCTTCAGCTGACCAAGTTTCCTGTCTTTTCTGTTACGACAGCTTGGAGGCtatctggaaagacccctgtcctAGAGAGCCCCGGGGTACCAATCAGCAGGCCCACTGATCACCCCAGGCCTACAGTCCTGCACTTTTTCTCTGAATGCATGCCCTTTCCTTGTTTAAAACAGGACAGGTCGCTAAAAGTTCCCTGAGGACCTGAGACCTGAAGAGGGCACATTAAGATGTTAGCTGACAATCACAGGTCCAGGAGAGCAGTGGCCCCCAAGCCTGGTGGCTGAGCAGAGCCCAGATCAGTGACAGAGAAGCCGACAGGGCAGTAAATCCCCACACCTTGATACGAGGTCTCCAGCAGAGCTTTCCCTGTGTGCTGGGGACCACAGGAAGGTCTCAGGGGAGGGCAGCTCCAGCTCACAGTGAGACTTGAGGCCAGCCAAGCCATGGAGGACAGAGCCAAGATGACTGTGATGGTGGCCACGCCCACCCTCACCAGCCTCACCTCTCTTGGGCCATGCCCACCCCAGTAACCTCACCTCTCTTGATTCCCAAAGAAAAACAGAGACTTGGAAGCTGACACCTTACCTCCTCCACCGTTGGCTTGTCATAGGCAGCATTTCTGGAAGATGGCGGCatgctgtgtgtgtctggtgtgtgttTTATGTACATGCCATATTGTGTCTGTGGTATGTGCATATGTTGCATTTGATGTATGTTGTGTGTGGCATGAACCGTTTATCGTGGGTGTTATGTGTATTTCGGGATATCCATGGTCCCGCCAGCAGATGAATGAAGACATGAAGACTTACTATTGCTCACAAAGCATAGGCACAATAGCGGGCAGACGCTCAGCTCCTACACTCAACCCCGCCTGCTCCTGACCCGTGTTCCATCGTGTGCCCCATTGCTTTTCTCTCACTCGGTCCCAGTGCCTGTCCTTCTGTGAAGTGCTGGCAAATCCCTCATCCCATTCTTCTCACAGAGACCCTCCCTCAGCCGGGAAGTCCAACCCCTTTCTGCCCAGCTACTGGCCAGCAGCTCTTTATTAAGCCGGTCAGcagtgaggaaggaagagtgttTACAAATATGATGCAAGTGCTGACCCATAAGAATAACCAGTCCAAAGTCCAGCCAGTACTCCACTCCGTCAGTACAGCAATCAGCGCTTAAATAGAGGCGACCTTCACACCATGTACAAGAATGTCACCCCGACAGTGTGTGAGGTAAATATCACATGCACTtgctgtgtgtgtgatgtggggtGTGTGGTGGGACACAGTGTATGGTATGTGCTCGTTGCACTTgttttatgtggtgtgtgtgtgtgtgtgtgtgtgcgtgtgtgcacatgcgtatCATGTTCTGGCACCAACCTCTGTCAGTGCTGGACCAAAGAGGCCCTGAGGCCAGAGGAACAGCCGCTGTCCCAGAGGTCTGGCTGTTGACCTGAAGTCTTCCAGGACAATggtccttcaggaaaaaccacgCACCCCTAGAATTAGAGGTGGCCTTTGGAGGCTCGGCATTAGGACCTTGTCAATGTCGGGCTGGTAGGGACACTTGGGATGTGTCAGGTCTCTCTGGGTTGTGTTACCTCCCTGATGCTGGCCTGGGGATGAAGCTGCACTCCACCTAAGGGCCAGGCTCTTCCAGCTCATGGCCACCCCGTCCTGTACTCTACGATAGTCTCTCTGGTCCTCTCTGGGGATGGTACCCTTCAGTTGTGTGCTGACTGAGTCACAGCGCCCTTGTGGGCATGTAATGCTGCACTTTTCTCTGGGCCTTCTGAGCACTGCAGGATACAGACGCCTCCTAGAGACGTGGGCCTGGACTGAGGGCCACCCTGCCAGGGCTGAGGCCACAACACAGCTGAGTGTCAAGTAAAGGTGGTCCCAACTTGGACCCCCAGTGAGAGGCCCAGCGCCGAGTCCTCAGAATCAAGACCAGGAATTGGTTTTTGTCAAGAAGGAAGGAGCTTGGTGAGGCTGAAGGCCAGCATCAGAGAGACAGTAGGGCTTGGGCTAAGGAGGGCAGCAGCTACAGGGCCGCTGGCTCGGGGCGCTCTGCCACCACCCACACCCTCCTCAGGTGGACTCACCAGCCGGTGGCTGTTTTGTTCTGCAGAGCTGGGCGttgtggtacacgcctttaatcccagcgctctggacATAgaagcaggttgatctctgtgagttcaaggccagccctgtctcagttagtttgaggccagccaaggaaggctgcatagtgagaccatgtctctctctcttttttttttttttaatttagagcaCAAGCTGACCTCAAGTCCAactcctgagattacaggcccaACCCtttcatgtgtgcgtgtgtgtgtgtgtacccgtATTTAGCCCTCATGCTCTACTATCTTAACCACCGTGAAGCACAAAGTTCTGTGGCCAGACACCAGAATCTATTTCTGGGACATTCCATCGCTCCAGAGACCACCACGTCCTGCCACCGGAGCGCACCTGACATTCAGTGAGTGCTACCAGACAAGGTGCACCCCGGCCTCGGGCGGTCACCCTAAAAGGGGTGGCCACGCAGGAGAAATGGCCAGCCTGGGAAAGGCTGTCCCGAGGACGGTACCTTGGACAGGAAAGCAGTCCGTCAGGAACAGTGAGGCCAGGCCTCATCGCTGTCAACATGAGCCACTGTGGGTCGTGCTGCCCGGTCTCAGGCCTGCGGCCTCCTTTCTGTGCTTGAGCTCGCCCGGCCTGCGCGGCCTCTCACGCCTCTCCGCTGCCTGCCCCTTTCCTGCCCTAAGTGAGACACCCGCAGGTAAAGGCCGGGAAACAGGGACCCCTGAGTCCAGGACTGCCGCCCCACCCCAACCTCTATCCCCGGCACTGAGGCAGGGCAGACTGCAGAGCAGAGGGTTTATTGTTGCATGTGCACGTGGAAGCAAGGAACTGCCACGGGGTGGGGATGTGGAGGGAAAGGGCAGAGAGGGCTGCAGGCCTCCTACCAACCAGAGGGTCCTCGGGGATGGGCGGGCCTACTTCTACAGATCAGCCAATGGGAGAGGGCTCTCGCCTACAGCTAAGGGTGGGGCTTACAGCTGCTCTGGGTGAGTAGGCGTTGTAGGATTCAGCCCACCAGGGTCTTCAGAAGAGGGTCTGGGGCGCAGCTTCTGGAGTCCGTCAGCGATAGGCTTGAAGGAGGAGTGTGCTGGCATGGAGGAGAGGTGCTGACAGGGTTGAAGTGGACAGCAAAGGAGAAAGATCAAGGAACTTTCCAGAAGAGAACTGAAGAGGACAGACAAGCTGGTTGGGTTTGTGTGCGGGATTCTGGGAATGGGCTCCCGAGTGGCCTGGCTTTAGGTCCTTTTCTACCGCCAGGATCACACAGGGCACTCTCAGACGAAGGCCCCGCTAGGGGCCACTGGGGACAGCATGAGGGTCTCTGTGGCCTGTCGGCTGCTAGCGGACGGCGAGCGGCCCGAGTGCTGCTGGAGGTGGACTCGGCTGGGCGGGAAGCTGCCAGCACGCCCTGGGCCATGGCAGCTACTGCGCAGCGAGCGATGGCGGCCGTGAAGGTACTCGCGGTAGTTCTTGGTGAGGAGCGTATAAAGGAAGGGGTTGATGCAGCTGTTGCCGTACGTGAGGCACGTGGTCAGGTAGTTGACAATGCGTGCGGTCTGGGGCGCCAGTGGCATGGCCTCATGGTACTGGGCCAGCAGCTGCCACAGCCAAAAGGGTAAGAAGCAGGCCCAGAAGAGAAGGACGATGCCAAGGATGAGGTAGAGCACTCTGGGGTTGGGCAGCCGCCGTGTCTGCTTGAAAGAAGCTTGCTGAGATAGCCAGTAGGCCCTGGCCAGGCGGACATAGAGCAGCCCAATGACCAGGCCAGGCCCCACAATGCTGGTCCCAAAGAGCAGGGTCAGGTAAGCACGGTGGGCATGAGGGCCCCAGGCCGGCAGGCAGAGGCTCTTAGAGCCCCTACGGACCAGCCGGATGGCAAGCACCATGGGCAGGGTCAGCAGCAGCGCCAGCAGCCAGGTGCCCAGGACCAGCAGCTTTCGGTAAGCCGTGGAGCGCTGTACCGTGTGCAGGGGCCTCAGGACCGCTACGTAGCGCTCACTGCTCATCACAGTCAGGGTGAAGATGCTCGCGTGCATGGTCAGGAAGTCCAGGCTGAAGAGAACACGGCAGCCCACATCCCCAAAGTGCCAGTCCTTAGTGACGTAGGTGGCCACGATGAAGGGGATGCTCAGCAGGTAGAGCAGGTCAGCCAGTGCCAGGTTGACCACGTAGACATACATGGAGGCCGAGGCGCGCAGGAATCGGCACATCACCACCAGAGTGTACACATTCCCCACCATGCCCGCCACGCCCATGGCTGACAGCACTGCCCCGAGGACACCGCTGGCCACAAGGTCTTGCAGGGAGCTGGGATCTGTCGGGCCAGGCCAGGATCCGTTGAGGGACACACTGGGTCCGCCAGGCAGCTCAGACACAGTGCTTCCCGACACAGCCAGCAGGGAAAAGCTGGTTGTAGACTCCAGGCTCAGCGCCATCTCTGTCCTCACCCTGGGCTTCTGGTGGGAGTTCCCTGCTCAGTGAGGGGGACCTGGGAAAAGATTAGTGTCCAAGGTTCAAGGCAGCAGCCTACCTCTATGCCCTTGCAGCCTCTGCCACGGATACCGTCACTGCTCCTCTGCAGAGGGGCCAGGGCTGTCCCGTCCCGTCAGTACCCTCAAAGGAACCGCTTTCATGTGGCCTCCCCAGCTACCCAGGAGGACCCACCTCCTCCAGGACACCACTAAGCAGCAGGTCCCTCCCCCATGACAGTGTAAggcctttgcttttctgaaaaaCTGGCCACAGCAAGGCAGAGAGGTCAGCCGTGGGCAGACACGAGAGTCCTAAGTTGTAGCTCTGCAACCTCATTGTATCCGGTTCCCCGTTTCATGTTACTGGTAtgcttttaaaaactgcttttttccTATCACGGAAGTAACGGCCACTGAGCTTTAAAGTTCAAATAGAAAAATAGGTAGAGCCTTTGGATTTTCATTTATCATGTGAAGAAAATGAGCCTGGGCCCCGCCCCACATCCATAGTGATGGAGGCCAGTCAGTGAAAAAGCTGTTGGAAGAAAACGTGATCCATGGcaggaaaatatttctttattctgAAACACTGTTTAAATGACACTTTCACTTAGTGTGCACGTGTGAGCGCGTGTGCACACGTGTTTGCCACAGTGttcatgtggaggttagaggtcaGCCTTTGGAAATTGAGACTTTCCTTTCATACAGGTCTAAGGCTCTAAAGGCAGGTCATCAGTCTTGGAGGCAAGCAGTCTTACCCGCTGAGCATTTTACCAGCATGCCCCCCTTCGAAAGTTATCTAAAAAACTACAATGAAGGCTCGCTACGTGGCCTAAGCCGTCCTGGAGctccctgtggaggccagaatggGCTTACACGCACGGatatctgccttcctctgcttcttcaGTGTGCCCTCAGGctggctttttgttttcctctttaaagAGAGTACAGGTGTCCCCCCTCTCTCGGATTTATTTcgtttatgtgtctgagtgttctgACTTCACAAGTGCATGTGCAGCGTGCACATGCCTGGAAGAATAGCAGATAccttgtaactggagttacagatggctgtaagctGTTGTGGCTGCTGCAagccgaacccaggtcctctgcaagagcagcaagtgctcttaaccactgagccatccccctagCCCAGGAAAagatttcttaaaaacaaacttcATTAGAGCTGGAGAGATCACTGACTGCTCTGcaaacctgggtttgattcccagagcccacatggcagctcacaaccacctgtaattccagctccagggaacaacactctcttctgaatgcctcaggcaccaggcacacatggaatacattcatatattcaaataaaaactcatacacataaacaaaaataaggtgttttggtttttgttctggttttgttttgtttgtttgtttggttggtttttcttgacagggtttccctgtgtagccttagctgtcctagactcactttgtagaccaggctagtcttgaactcacagaggtaggtacatctgcctctgcctcccaagtgctgggattaaaggcatgggccaccaagtttaaacaaaaagcaaacaatatTAAGACCTTCACTAAACAAGTAAAAGAGCTGAGAAAATATATATCAGATAAATGGACTAGTGAACAATATACATGCAAGAACTGCAAATCAATGAAGAGAAGAGTAATTCGCTATTTGCAGGAGGAAAAGGCAAACTGAGCAGGAATGTGTGAAAGAAAATACCCGGAAGGCCACACACTAAGGAAAAGATGCTACACCGCTGTTGCCATCAGGGAAACGGAGATCAAGCCACAAAGCTCAGTGCCCTGACTGTGGAGTGCAGCAAGGTCGGAAAGAACTAGCTGAGGATGCGAACTGCCACAGCAGCTTCGGGAGAGCCTGGCACTGCAGGGGAGCCAAACAGCTGTACCAGGCCAGCAGCCCCCGCACCAGGCCAGCAGTTGTACCAGGCCAGCAGGGATCCCCTCACACCCCGAAGAACAGCACCTTGTGTTTAAGGAGCTTGGAACAACCCACGTGACCATAAATAGCAGCAGCAGTAGTGTGGAAAAGCAAAAGTGCCATAGCAATGACCCTCAGCAGCAAAGAGACCTACCCCTGCAGGCTGGGGGAGACAGGGTTTTGAAGGACAGAAGCAGGAGGTTAAATGTGGCTCCCTCTGAGATGAGTTCTTGAACGGACAAGGTCATTGTCACGGGAAGCTAAAGCTgtggggcgtgtgtgtgtgtgtgtgtgtgtgtgtgtgtgtgtgtgttttctcttacTGGAAAGCCCTCAGAGCTGGTTATGCACATTCCCTGCCCTCGGTGGGGCTCACACAGGTaaacatgttaaaaacaaaaaacagaaaaagaaattacacctCTAAgcttgggccaggcagtggtggtgcacatctttaaagCCGGTGAACAGGAGGTGgtggcaggcggatctctgagttcgaggccagcctggtctacatcacGAGTTAGAACagccagagaaacacagagaaaccctgtctcaaaaccaaacgaAAAATCTCTAAGCTTCCTATGCTTATTTGCTGACTGGATCAGAGAAAGGCTCTGAGAGGAAGTCAAGAAGACCCGGATTTGAACAGGCCTCTCCGACACCGGGGCCTAGGAATCTCTCCCCTCACCCAAAGCTGAAGCACCCCACCTGCGTGCCCTAGCTTCATCAGCCCTCGCCCCGCTGTCTCACCTCGCAGCTCAGCTCCAGACACACCGGGttcctcctgcccctccaggAAGGCGAACTGCCCTCCAGTCACCAGTTCAGGGAGGGTGAAAGTTTCCAGTGCCAGCCGCCGCGTGAAGCCGGCCAAAGCCCCGCGCACTCTCGGGCACGCCCCACTCCCTGCGGGCCGCGCCCTCCGCCACGGAGAGGTGCCCGTGCGCCCGCCTCTGCGCGCCCACCTCTGTCGCCGAGCCCTCGGCTGCCTCCCAGCCCGGGCTGCCGCTCAGTTGCTCAGTGGCGTCGCCGCGCGCAGGGCGCGGACAGCTCCCCAGGCTCTGAGCCCCTGAGCGGGGCGCGGGCCGGCCTCCCCGGGGTCCCCGCCACGCCCGCGcccggccgccgccgccacctGTCCCGCTGCCAGCTGGGAATGCGCCGGGCTGGGTATCAATAACGGCCGCGGCCGGTGAGGGCTCCTCCGCAGAGGTGCTGGCCCGGCTTGGGAGGGAAGGACCTCTGGGGGGGGGTTCATCCCCTCCCCACCTCATGTAACCACGAGTGTCAGCTCGAGGCCCAAAGAGTTATGACTTGCTGTAGAGGTGAGCAAGAGGCCCGTGCCGACGGCACAGGGTCTGTGAACAGGGTAAGGCCCTCAGGACCACGATCCATTACTAAGTAACAGGAGCTCGGGTTCGGGTAGCAGCGCTGGGGTCTTACTGTTTGCTGACATCATTGATTGGCTCCCTGCACATCCTCCGGCGCCTCAGCCCTCCAGGGGAGACCACACAGGCAAACCTGGGATACAGGGAACGGCTCTCCACTCTGCCCCTCTCTGTGGCAGAGACTCTGGTAAAGGCACACTGGGAGGTGGCTACCCCACCTGATAGTGGGTAGTGCTCAGAAGGACAGGTCCATGTCGGTCATAcgctgaagaaaaagaaatctcccGTCTCTGAACTGGGGAACCAGACCATCGCAGAAAACAATGCAGAGATAAATCTGAAGAGGTTATTCCGTGGGTTCCACTTCCTATGCAGAGCTCGGGCATGGGGCTTAGAAGCCTGGAGTGGACCCCAGCTGAATCCCTTGGAGTCCTCTGCCTCACCCTGTATACAAAGCAGTCTGATTCCCACCCCAGGCTAGTACTTTCAGCCAGGGGAGGTAGAAGACCTTCTGGTGGGCATCTTTCTGGGCACCTTTCTGGTTGAAAGGGCCCCCCTTTCAACCATGTCTGCGTCATAGGCAGAGAGGGGCCCCAGCAGCTGGAGGGCAGTCACATCTGCACTCTCCTTGCGGCAGACCCAGAGCTTCATTCTGTCCAGCCAACGCTCTGGCCTCCCAAGAGCCCAGACTCCATAGAAAGGCCACCAGAAGCCGAGGGCCAACCTAGAGGAAGCTATCCACATCACCAAGCCCAGGGCCACGGGTCACACAAGTGGAGGACCCAGTTGGCTGGTCGCTCCTCAGTTCTCTGTTCTCCTCTGCTGCCGTCTCCTTCCAGGGCAGCAAGGGAAGCGCTACACTGCCACGCTCAGCCCCAGCCGCCCCTCCTCCCTCCGCCCTGCAGCCAAAGGACAGGCGcctgcctaatgtgggtgctggacagACTCTGTGGACAGCAGAGCTGCTGGGTCCCCGCAAGGGTGGTTAGCAGGGAAGGGGGACAAAGAGAATGCAGAGCAGGAGGGGGTCATCTGAGAACCCTTCTCTTAGCCCACAGGTAGCCTCAGCCTCGGCTTGCTAACGGGGAACTTGAGCGTCCACGAGGTCCAAATGATCACACAGAACTGGGCTGTCCAAAGGCAAGTGCCCCCACACCGGTGTGCTCTACCTGTGCGTGACCTCACAGACCATTAAATCATATGCTCTGGTCACACAGCCTGCACTGCCACGCAGTGTCACTTAAAGCTTTGTTCTGCACGTAATGGCTCCATTATGTTTGAGAAGAATGGTAATTTCTCTCAAAGGACTCATTTCCAATTACACTGCCATGCTCTTCAAAGAATgaggctcagtgggtagaagccCGTTTGGGGAAAAGCTCCTCTCAGGGGTACATACAGGCAACACGCAGGCACTCTCTGACTTAGTGAAGACCACAGATGCTTATGGACCGTGGGTCCCTCTCTTCACCACTCCGGTCCACAGGAGCTGTGATCTGTTACGGAAGACGTTGGGAAAGGTGGTCAGAGGGCTGAGTGGCGCAGTCCAGGCCTTGACACTCTAACACCAAGGCAGGCCCCCGGGAACCAAAACTGGTCAGTGCGGAGATGGCTCTTGAAGCCCGCCAGCATCAGGGCTGCCGCTTTTCCTCCGGAGCTGCGGGTGTACCTAAGGCCTGCAGCTGGGACCGACTCTACGCCGTCTCTATGGCACGCATGCACAGCCTACAGCCTACAACCTCTCCATGGCTCTAGGAggcacttttcttttttgttattttttggtACAGACAGGCTTCCCCACTTCCAATCTCAGCAGTGGTTTCCTGCTTCCGGGGCCTAATGCGCCCATCCCCATCTGAGACACAGCTGGAGAGACGATGACCACAATGAAATCAATTAGAACCTGGACGGCTCTGCAGCTGGGGCTGCGGGCCACTGTCAGTGTGGGCAGCCTGGACCTCTCGGGAACCACAAGCGATGCATGCTCTGAAGCTGGCAGGTGGGCCCGATGCAGACACTGCTCCCGACTGCAAACGGCCACGCTAGTGAAGGCTGAAACACAGGGCTTTGTGTACACACATCATCACAGACACAAATCAATCaacaaattcatttttttatttaaaaagaagccTGCACAAGCCGGGCAGcaatggcacacgcctgtaatctcagcactcaggaggcagaggcaggtggattgccgtgagtcccaggacagctgaTGACGGAGTGCTCATTCCTGGGAGGAGAGCGAGGACCCCTCAATGCTCTCCTCTAACCTCCCCACATGCGCACAACGCCATGTGTGCGCCTACACCCTCAGACACACCGAGAGCAGAGCTAAGCAAAGACGAGCAGCAGAAGGTGTCGGGAGTGCCTGCTCAACCaggtggcagagaggagggaacaCGGAGGCTTTGGCCCATGTCATTTTGTCAGGGAGTGAGTTTTCCACTGGGCCACAGGCTCCAGGCCTAGAGACAGGCACCAACTGTGCTCTTTACTGTAGTTTTACACAACCGtgtgaagccatctctccaggaatgAGCATCAGAACCCTAAGTGACTTAAGAATGAAGATACTCTGGAAGACTTGTGAAGCAAAATGACACTAGAAGTTAGATTAAAAAAGCAATGcttgagagatggagagatggctcagagattaagagcactggctgctcttccagaggtcctgagttcaattcctagcacccacatggtggcttataaccatctatagtgagatctggtgccctcttctggtgtgcaggtgtacatgcagagagcACTGTctacgtaataaataaatcttaaaaaaaaaaaagcaatgcttGAGGTGGGGGGTGGAGTATGGCAATTAAATGACATAATCCCTGCAGTCAGGAGgagtgtgagtttgaggttagtctggactgcatagcaagaccctgttaaaaaaacaaaaacatagaaaacttatcatgtgatgttataatagggGGTCCAAGGTGACCCCGGGACTGCCACCCTCTGTCAGCTGCACAACCGAGTCACCAGAGGACGACGACAGCCAGCAGTACTGGAGAACCGCAGATGTTTCTAGACAGGTCCCTTGTAGAAGACAGTGGTGACAAGGCACAGGGGCACCCTAGCCGGCCACTCTCTCCCACGATGTGGCCCGTGTGCGTGTGAGTCAGACGACACACAACTCCTCAACACAGGGTGCTTTATTTAAACCCCTGTGTACGTGATGGCTATGAAGACCAGCACAGGACTCAGAACAAAAGCCCCCGTGCCCTGTTGGCAGCTCTGTGGGACTGCAAGCCGAGGCTGGACGTGGGGGAGGTTGCTCCATCCTCACTTAGAAGACTGCTGCCATTCCACACTGCCAGCTGGGGCTACAACGGTCACTCAGTGGTAAAAGCACTggttcctcttccagaggactcaggttcaactcccagcacctgcatgctGTTCAGAGCTGGAATTCCAGCTTCAGGAGGGGAGCTGGCTGCTGAAAGTACCAGGTATGAAGACACTATGTAGAGGCaaccccacacacataaaataacaaaatttaaaatcccACTTTATTCAACAAAAACGATTGAGGGGCTTGAGTAAAAACGACGAGCACCAACACTCTGCAGTTAACCCGCATCAGGTCCCTTGGTCCCTAAGACAGCAGCTAAGTACAGAACCTTCCAGGTCTTCCACTGCCTgagtccacacacacactgccacaaGGTCTGTGACCTGTCCCCACGGCACCCAACACGCAATGCTCTGTCTACACATGCAGCCAGGCCTCACCTTCCAAACACTGAGCAGACACCGGAGGACAACTGAACTCCGACATGAACATGACAGCCTCCCTCTGAACTTCCTAAACCCCTAGGCTGTTaaagatgccccccccccccaagccctgGA
Proteins encoded in this region:
- the Uts2r gene encoding urotensin-2 receptor, translating into MALSLESTTSFSLLAVSGSTVSELPGGPSVSLNGSWPGPTDPSSLQDLVASGVLGAVLSAMGVAGMVGNVYTLVVMCRFLRASASMYVYVVNLALADLLYLLSIPFIVATYVTKDWHFGDVGCRVLFSLDFLTMHASIFTLTVMSSERYVAVLRPLHTVQRSTAYRKLLVLGTWLLALLLTLPMVLAIRLVRRGSKSLCLPAWGPHAHRAYLTLLFGTSIVGPGLVIGLLYVRLARAYWLSQQASFKQTRRLPNPRVLYLILGIVLLFWACFLPFWLWQLLAQYHEAMPLAPQTARIVNYLTTCLTYGNSCINPFLYTLLTKNYREYLHGRHRSLRSSCHGPGRAGSFPPSRVHLQQHSGRSPSASSRQATETLMLSPVAPSGAFV